A region of Pseudocalidococcus azoricus BACA0444 DNA encodes the following proteins:
- a CDS encoding DUF1565 domain-containing protein: MAVKQVRNAIFAGLSGAVVIMAFANNLHDVTQRWWPNPFQASLSPAPNSNLNAIAQAADTPPNPNLLDRLQALTSTPTFYVAANGDDQQEGTANAPFQTLSQAITAVTTAQAKSPETQFIIQLAAGTYGDTNTSEPLLIPPGVTLKGQGAATTVKQSLQLSHNSRVEQLVLDETGILIRPQENATGEVSVQQVSITRGFLTIKAAGPLPTPKITVKQLTMADSCILVSGLARPEIRDVQLRGNVGVDDFSLAHCSENGLLASDDRMPLIQLLGAADLENIVVSNTNLALFNQAEGSVIKNLRIVNSLNGVENTGNLSLDGPNLENVSYTGICNQGTLTLQRPGFDPTTATTTAQCLVPGLDQPPPSPINLAGNLDNVKVN, encoded by the coding sequence ATGGCAGTCAAACAAGTTCGCAATGCTATCTTTGCCGGGTTATCGGGGGCCGTGGTGATTATGGCCTTTGCCAATAACCTCCATGATGTTACCCAGCGGTGGTGGCCCAATCCGTTCCAGGCCAGCTTATCCCCCGCCCCCAACTCCAATCTCAATGCCATTGCCCAGGCCGCTGATACGCCTCCCAACCCCAATCTCCTCGACCGTCTCCAGGCCCTGACAAGTACACCCACCTTTTATGTGGCGGCTAATGGGGATGATCAACAGGAGGGAACCGCCAATGCCCCCTTCCAAACCCTCAGCCAAGCCATCACCGCCGTCACCACTGCCCAGGCCAAGTCACCCGAAACCCAATTTATAATCCAACTGGCCGCCGGAACCTATGGGGATACCAACACCTCCGAACCGCTTCTAATTCCTCCTGGGGTCACGCTGAAAGGACAAGGAGCAGCCACCACCGTCAAGCAATCCCTGCAACTCAGTCATAACAGTCGGGTTGAGCAACTTGTCCTCGATGAAACTGGTATCCTAATTCGCCCCCAAGAAAACGCAACTGGCGAGGTATCCGTGCAACAGGTCAGCATTACGCGGGGATTTCTCACCATCAAAGCTGCTGGCCCCTTACCGACACCCAAAATTACTGTCAAACAACTCACCATGGCCGATAGCTGCATCTTGGTTAGTGGTTTGGCCCGCCCTGAAATTCGCGATGTCCAACTGCGGGGTAATGTGGGGGTTGATGACTTTAGCTTGGCCCATTGCAGTGAAAATGGCTTGCTGGCCAGTGATGATCGAATGCCCCTAATTCAACTTCTGGGGGCCGCCGACCTGGAAAATATTGTTGTCTCTAATACTAACTTGGCCCTCTTCAACCAGGCCGAGGGCAGTGTGATTAAAAATCTCCGGATTGTGAACAGCCTAAATGGGGTTGAAAATACGGGTAATCTCAGCCTCGATGGCCCCAATTTGGAAAATGTTTCCTATACCGGCATCTGCAACCAAGGCACTCTCACCCTCCAACGTCCTGGATTTGACCCAACGACAGCCACAACCACAGCCCAATGTCTAGTGCCAGGGTTGGATCAGCCGCCCCCATCGCCAATCAACTTGGCCGGTAATTTGGATAATGTCAAAGTTAATTAA
- a CDS encoding ABC transporter permease: MTTTPSPSPDILGLSPEVTNQAGPVGEFIQETLALTRRLFIQLQRRPSTLIAGIIQPLMWLILFGALFKNVPQGLFGASRDYGQFLCAGVIVFTAFSGALNAGLPVMFDREFGFLNRLLVAPLVSRFSIVLASALFITTLSVLQSAAIVGTGYLLGSGLPSWSGLGVVMLIILCLVFGVTALSLGLTFALPGHIELLAVIFVINLPLLFASTALVPLEFMPGWLQVVASLNPLSFAIEPIRYLYLHPAWTFGDVVMAAPWGNVSLWQSMALLLGFAGLVVVSIQGLLRRTLA; this comes from the coding sequence ATGACAACAACCCCGAGTCCATCCCCAGACATCCTTGGTTTAAGCCCAGAGGTCACTAATCAGGCTGGCCCAGTGGGGGAGTTTATCCAGGAAACCTTAGCCCTGACACGACGGCTGTTTATTCAACTCCAGCGGCGGCCTTCAACTCTGATTGCCGGAATTATTCAACCCCTGATGTGGCTGATTCTGTTTGGGGCCCTATTCAAAAATGTTCCCCAGGGGTTATTTGGGGCCAGCCGAGATTATGGACAGTTTCTCTGCGCGGGAGTAATTGTCTTCACGGCCTTTAGTGGGGCTTTGAATGCGGGGTTGCCGGTGATGTTTGATCGGGAATTTGGCTTTTTGAATCGGCTCTTGGTGGCTCCCCTGGTTTCCCGCTTTTCGATTGTCTTGGCTTCGGCCTTGTTTATTACGACCTTGAGTGTGTTGCAATCGGCGGCTATTGTCGGGACAGGTTACTTGTTGGGCAGTGGGTTGCCGAGTTGGTCTGGCCTGGGAGTGGTAATGCTGATCATTCTCTGTTTGGTGTTTGGGGTGACGGCCTTGAGCTTGGGGCTGACCTTTGCCTTACCGGGACATATTGAGCTTTTGGCTGTGATCTTTGTGATCAACTTGCCCCTCTTGTTTGCCAGTACGGCCCTGGTTCCCTTAGAGTTTATGCCCGGTTGGTTGCAAGTGGTGGCCAGTTTGAACCCCCTCAGTTTTGCCATTGAACCAATTCGCTATCTCTATCTCCACCCGGCCTGGACGTTTGGGGATGTGGTTATGGCCGCGCCCTGGGGAAATGTTAGCCTCTGGCAATCTATGGCGCTGTTATTGGGATTTGCTGGCCTGGTGGTGGTGAGTATTCAAGGCCTATTACGGCGGACTCTTGCTTAG
- a CDS encoding SIMPL domain-containing protein, translating to MPPESEPGSSALTPAQSATTKPFPQLFWGLVAIAIALGTGSLIGAGAIKSLRSGDTLTVIGSAKRPIRADHVVWRSSVSSQQPTLAQAFQDVKRYSERVQAYFKAQNIPADALTLSAVSTEAIPELVNNNPTGRTLAYRLVQSFEISSPDVDGIAKISRSSTDLINEGIPFVSDPPQYLYTNLSKLRVEMIKEATQDAKERADAIAGVTRSQVGPVRSAETDAFQITARYSTDVSGGGSYDTQTIDKDITAVVSVTFSVD from the coding sequence ATGCCCCCTGAGTCTGAACCTGGATCATCGGCCTTAACTCCTGCCCAATCCGCAACAACTAAACCATTTCCCCAGCTTTTTTGGGGCTTAGTAGCCATTGCTATTGCCCTCGGGACTGGATCGCTAATCGGGGCTGGGGCGATTAAATCTCTCCGCAGTGGCGATACCTTGACGGTGATTGGTTCAGCAAAACGACCGATTCGGGCTGATCATGTGGTTTGGCGCAGTTCCGTCTCCAGTCAGCAGCCCACCTTAGCCCAGGCCTTTCAGGATGTCAAACGCTATAGTGAGCGCGTCCAGGCCTATTTCAAAGCCCAAAATATTCCCGCCGATGCCCTCACCCTGAGTGCCGTGAGTACCGAGGCCATTCCCGAACTGGTCAATAACAATCCTACGGGCAGAACCTTGGCCTATCGCCTTGTCCAGAGTTTTGAAATTAGTTCGCCGGATGTGGATGGGATTGCCAAAATCTCCCGCTCTAGCACGGACTTAATCAATGAGGGCATTCCCTTTGTCTCCGATCCACCCCAATATCTCTATACCAATCTCAGCAAATTGCGGGTTGAAATGATTAAGGAAGCCACCCAAGATGCCAAGGAACGGGCCGATGCCATTGCCGGAGTCACCCGCAGTCAAGTGGGGCCAGTCCGGAGTGCCGAGACCGATGCTTTCCAGATTACGGCCCGCTACTCAACCGATGTCAGTGGCGGCGGCTCCTACGATACCCAAACTATTGATAAAGACATTACGGCTGTGGTCTCGGTTACTTTTTCTGTAGATTAA
- a CDS encoding DUF4253 domain-containing protein: MPTAHRPAKFAPLYQQQTEAPNFDLETDDIVAKLQAWDQQYGVEIQDVENDALTVMFQTLPEELEGLAADIYQFCPDVIDQHFGCFDSFVEDLAPADISPELAELIAGVDFADDEFGMVLLIKSLRINKGVGLWWD; this comes from the coding sequence ATGCCGACTGCTCACAGGCCAGCCAAGTTTGCCCCCCTCTACCAACAGCAGACCGAAGCCCCCAATTTTGACCTTGAAACGGACGATATTGTCGCTAAACTCCAGGCCTGGGATCAGCAGTATGGGGTTGAGATTCAAGATGTCGAAAATGATGCCCTCACAGTGATGTTTCAGACCCTGCCTGAGGAGTTAGAGGGCCTGGCCGCGGATATTTATCAGTTTTGCCCAGACGTGATTGATCAACATTTTGGCTGTTTTGACTCCTTCGTAGAAGACCTAGCCCCCGCAGATATTTCCCCAGAGTTAGCTGAGTTAATTGCTGGGGTTGATTTTGCCGATGATGAGTTTGGAATGGTACTCCTGATCAAGTCTTTACGGATAAACAAGGGCGTGGGGCTATGGTGGGACTAA
- a CDS encoding SDR family oxidoreductase: MNGKVVVVVGATGGIGQALVPELAKLGAKLVLASRNLDKLTNLEMTLPPQTPVLIQPTDITDYSQVQALFTAAKAEFGQIDVLVNVAGAGILKQYNKIEPADLDAMLDLNLKGNFYTSQLAAEAMKETKGGHICNVIGILGKHSMAMGSAYCASKFGAVGFSKCMAEELKRFGIKFTLFYFGGIDSPFWDQVSLKVDRSKMLSPATAAQSILFALQAEPQAVPMEINIQPESHLFF, encoded by the coding sequence GTGAACGGAAAAGTTGTCGTGGTGGTGGGTGCAACTGGAGGCATTGGCCAGGCCTTGGTGCCAGAATTAGCCAAACTTGGGGCAAAACTGGTACTGGCCAGTCGCAACCTTGACAAGCTGACAAATTTAGAGATGACCTTGCCCCCCCAAACCCCGGTGTTAATTCAGCCCACGGACATTACCGACTACAGCCAAGTCCAGGCCCTGTTTACCGCTGCAAAAGCTGAGTTTGGGCAAATTGATGTCCTGGTTAATGTCGCTGGGGCCGGTATCCTCAAGCAGTACAACAAAATCGAACCGGCTGATCTCGATGCCATGCTGGATTTGAACTTGAAAGGAAACTTCTACACCAGCCAACTCGCAGCCGAGGCGATGAAGGAAACCAAGGGTGGGCATATCTGCAATGTGATTGGGATTTTGGGCAAACACTCCATGGCCATGGGGTCAGCCTACTGTGCCTCGAAATTTGGGGCCGTGGGGTTTAGTAAATGTATGGCCGAGGAACTGAAGCGGTTTGGGATTAAATTTACCCTGTTTTATTTTGGTGGGATTGACTCCCCCTTTTGGGATCAAGTCAGCTTGAAAGTGGATCGCAGCAAGATGTTAAGCCCAGCCACCGCCGCCCAAAGCATTTTATTTGCCCTGCAAGCGGAACCCCAGGCCGTGCCGATGGAAATTAACATCCAACCGGAGAGTCATTTATTTTTCTAG
- the rpoB gene encoding DNA-directed RNA polymerase subunit beta, protein MASNQIYTPPAFTLPDLVEIQRASFRWFLEEGLIEELASFSPITDYTGKIELHFLAQNYKLKQPKYSVDEAKRRDATYSMQMYVPTRLINKENGNIIDQDVFIGDLPLMTDRGTFIINGAERVIVNQIVRSPGVYYKSETDKNGRRSYNASLIPNRGAWLKFETDKNDLIWVRIDKTRKLSAHVLLKALGLSDGEIMERMRHPEYYQKTIEKEGKFTEEDALLELYRKLRPGEPPTVSGGQQLLESRFFDPKRYDLGRVGRYKLNKKLQLTIPDTTRVLTPEDILAAIDYLINLEFDLGSVDDIDHLGNRRVRSVGELLQNQVRVGLNRLERIIRERMTVSDTDNLSPASLVNPKPLVAAIKEFFGSSQLSQFMDQTNPLAELTHKRRLSALGPGGLTRERAGFAVRDIHPSHYGRICPIETPEGPNAGLIGSLATHARVNEYGFIETPFYPVKDGKVLKDQAPLYMTADEEDDKRVAPGDIPTDEQGYILGEVVPVRYRQDFTTTTPDQVDFVAVSPVQIISVATSLIPFLEHDDANRALMGSNMQRQAVPLLRSTRPLVGTGLESQAARDSGMVILSRTDGEVTYVAANLIKVRSPQGQEISYYLQKYHRSNQDTCLNQRPLVFAGDQVKAGQVIADGSATEGGELALGQNIMVAYMPWEGYNYEDAILISERLVQEDIYTSIHVEKYEIEARQTKLGPEEITREVPNVSEDSLRQLNETGIIRVGAYVESGDILVGKVTPKGESDQPPEEKLLRAIFGEKARDVRDNSLRVPNGERGRVVDVRVFTREQGDELPPGANMVVRVYVAQKRKIQVGDKMAGRHGNKGIISRILPAEDMPFLADGTPVDIVLNPLGVPSRMNVGQVYECLLGWAGQNLGMRFKITPFDEMHGLEKSRETVHEKLRQAREATGHDWVFDPENPGKLQVFDGRTGEPFDRPITVGMAYMLKLVHLVDDKIHARSTGPYSLVTQQPLGGKAQQGGQRFGEMEVWALEAYGAAYILQELLTVKSDDMQGRNEALNAIVKGQSIPRPGTPESFKVLMRELQSLCLDISVKKVATAGDDDFTTVKVDPEVDLMADVMQRRAPARPTYESLNAEDLDESEV, encoded by the coding sequence ATGGCTAGTAATCAAATTTACACGCCACCCGCTTTTACTCTTCCAGACCTTGTCGAGATTCAGCGGGCCAGTTTTCGTTGGTTTTTAGAAGAAGGATTGATTGAAGAATTAGCCAGCTTTTCGCCTATTACTGACTATACCGGCAAAATTGAACTCCATTTCCTCGCCCAGAATTACAAGTTAAAACAGCCTAAATATTCGGTTGATGAAGCCAAGCGGCGAGATGCGACCTACTCGATGCAGATGTATGTGCCAACGCGTCTAATCAACAAGGAAAATGGCAACATCATTGATCAGGATGTCTTCATTGGCGATCTGCCCCTGATGACCGACCGGGGAACCTTTATTATCAACGGGGCCGAACGGGTGATCGTCAACCAGATTGTCCGCAGTCCAGGGGTCTATTACAAATCAGAAACCGACAAAAATGGTCGCCGCAGTTACAATGCCAGCTTAATTCCCAACCGCGGGGCCTGGTTGAAATTTGAAACTGACAAGAATGATCTGATTTGGGTGCGGATTGATAAAACCCGGAAACTCTCAGCCCATGTGCTGTTGAAGGCCTTAGGCTTGAGCGATGGCGAGATCATGGAACGGATGCGCCACCCCGAGTATTACCAAAAAACTATTGAGAAGGAAGGCAAATTTACTGAAGAAGATGCCCTCTTAGAGTTGTATCGCAAGCTCCGGCCTGGGGAACCTCCTACAGTTTCCGGTGGGCAGCAATTACTTGAATCTCGGTTCTTTGATCCCAAGCGCTATGATCTCGGGCGGGTTGGCCGTTACAAGCTCAATAAAAAACTGCAACTGACGATTCCGGATACCACGCGAGTTCTGACCCCGGAAGATATTCTCGCCGCCATTGATTATCTGATTAACTTGGAATTTGATCTCGGTAGCGTGGATGACATTGACCACTTGGGGAATCGCCGGGTACGGTCAGTGGGAGAACTCCTCCAAAACCAAGTCCGGGTCGGTCTTAATCGCTTGGAGCGGATTATTCGGGAACGGATGACGGTTTCAGATACGGATAACCTCAGTCCTGCCTCTTTAGTTAACCCCAAACCCTTGGTAGCTGCGATCAAAGAGTTCTTTGGTTCCAGTCAACTCTCCCAGTTCATGGATCAGACCAACCCCTTAGCGGAATTGACCCACAAACGCCGCTTGAGTGCCTTAGGGCCGGGTGGCTTGACACGAGAACGGGCCGGTTTTGCCGTGCGGGATATTCACCCGAGTCACTATGGGCGGATTTGTCCCATCGAAACCCCGGAAGGGCCGAATGCTGGCTTAATTGGTTCCTTAGCGACCCATGCTCGCGTTAATGAGTATGGCTTCATTGAAACCCCCTTCTATCCCGTCAAAGATGGCAAGGTTCTCAAAGACCAGGCCCCCCTCTATATGACTGCTGATGAAGAGGATGATAAGCGGGTCGCGCCGGGGGATATTCCCACCGATGAACAGGGTTATATTCTGGGGGAAGTTGTCCCGGTAAGGTATCGGCAAGATTTCACGACTACTACCCCGGATCAAGTGGATTTTGTGGCGGTCTCTCCGGTGCAGATTATTTCCGTTGCCACCTCCTTGATTCCCTTCTTAGAACATGACGACGCTAACCGGGCCCTGATGGGGTCTAACATGCAACGCCAGGCCGTGCCATTGTTACGGTCAACTCGCCCTCTGGTGGGAACTGGGTTAGAATCCCAAGCTGCTCGCGATTCGGGGATGGTTATCCTGAGTCGGACTGACGGGGAAGTCACCTATGTGGCCGCCAACCTGATTAAAGTTCGCTCTCCCCAAGGCCAGGAGATTAGTTACTATCTGCAAAAATATCATCGCTCTAACCAAGATACCTGCTTAAATCAACGCCCATTGGTGTTTGCTGGTGATCAGGTCAAGGCAGGGCAGGTTATTGCCGATGGTTCAGCAACTGAAGGGGGTGAACTGGCCCTCGGACAAAACATCATGGTCGCCTATATGCCCTGGGAAGGCTACAACTACGAAGATGCCATTCTCATTAGTGAGCGGTTAGTTCAAGAGGATATCTACACTTCCATTCACGTTGAGAAGTACGAAATCGAAGCCCGCCAAACCAAGCTCGGCCCCGAAGAAATTACCCGTGAAGTCCCCAATGTTTCTGAGGATTCGCTGCGACAGTTGAATGAAACGGGGATTATTCGCGTGGGAGCCTACGTCGAGTCCGGCGATATTCTTGTGGGTAAAGTCACGCCCAAGGGTGAATCCGATCAACCCCCGGAAGAAAAACTGTTGCGGGCCATCTTTGGAGAAAAAGCCCGGGATGTGCGGGATAACTCCCTCCGGGTTCCTAATGGTGAACGGGGTCGGGTTGTGGATGTGCGGGTCTTTACCCGAGAGCAGGGGGATGAATTACCGCCTGGGGCCAATATGGTTGTCCGGGTCTATGTAGCCCAAAAACGCAAAATTCAAGTCGGCGATAAAATGGCGGGGCGGCATGGGAATAAGGGGATTATTTCTCGGATTCTCCCGGCGGAAGATATGCCCTTTTTAGCCGATGGCACTCCTGTGGATATTGTCCTTAACCCTCTGGGTGTCCCCTCCCGGATGAATGTTGGCCAGGTCTATGAATGTCTCTTGGGCTGGGCTGGGCAAAATCTGGGGATGCGCTTCAAGATTACGCCTTTTGATGAAATGCATGGCCTGGAGAAATCTCGAGAAACAGTCCACGAAAAACTGCGCCAGGCCCGGGAAGCAACGGGTCATGATTGGGTCTTTGATCCTGAAAACCCCGGTAAGCTGCAAGTCTTTGATGGACGGACAGGGGAACCATTTGACCGACCAATTACGGTTGGAATGGCCTATATGCTCAAACTGGTTCACTTGGTGGATGACAAGATTCATGCTCGCTCTACCGGCCCCTACTCTTTGGTGACTCAGCAGCCCCTAGGCGGAAAAGCCCAGCAGGGTGGTCAGCGGTTTGGGGAAATGGAGGTCTGGGCCTTAGAAGCTTATGGGGCCGCCTATATTCTCCAAGAATTGCTTACCGTTAAATCTGACGATATGCAGGGGCGGAATGAAGCTCTCAACGCCATTGTCAAAGGGCAATCTATCCCCAGACCTGGGACACCGGAATCCTTCAAGGTGCTAATGCGAGAACTGCAATCCCTCTGTTTGGATATTTCCGTTAAGAAAGTGGCGACTGCTGGGGATGATGACTTTACCACTGTCAAAGTTGATCCGGAAGTTGACCTCATGGCTGATGTGATGCAACGTCGGGCCCCAGCCCGGCCAACTTATGAGTCCTTGAATGCCGAAGATTTAGATGAAAGCGAGGTCTAA